Genomic window (Candidatus Binatia bacterium):
TCGAAACGCTGGCCGGCCGGGTCGCCGACCACGGGCTTCCCGAAGAGGCGTTCCGCTGGTACCTGGACCTGCGGCGCTACGGCTCGGTTCCGCACGCGGGATTCGGCATGGGGATCGAGCGGGCCCTGACCTGGATCTGCGGCATCGACCACGTCCGCGAGACCATTCCCTTCCCGAGGATGCTCCATCGGCTGAAGCCCTGAAGGGGCGGGCGGGTGTCGGGAAAAGGGGCGCGGAAATGCTATAATCAACGTGGTTGCTCCCGTCGCATCCCGCTTTGCACCGTCGGAGTACCCCTTTGCGCCGGCTCTTCGTCCTGCTCCTCCTCGCGCTCGCGTCGATCCCGTCGTGGGTCGCGCGGCCCCCGGAGGCCCGGGCCGCGGACAGCCGCGCGCTCTACCGGATCGTCCCGCCCAAGGGCGCGGCGGCACGGCTGCTCCGACTGGGCTTCGACCCGGCCGGCTACGGCCCCGGCTCCTCCCTCGATTTCATCCTGACCCTCGAAGAGGCCGCGCGGGCGCGCTCGCTGGGCTTCACGCCGGTCCCGCTGTCCGCGCGTGGGGGACCGCTCTCCGCGCCGGCGGCGCCCGGCCTGGGCGCCTATCACACGTACGGCGAGGCCCTGGCCGAGATGGCGTCTTACGCCGCGGCGCACCCCTCGATCGCGCGGCTCGACACGCTGGGACTGAGCCTCGAGGGCCGGCCGATCGTCGCGATCGAGATCTCCGACAACCCCGGCGTCGACGAGGGCGAGCCCGAGGCGCTCGTGGACGGGTGCCTGCACGCCCGCGAGCTGATGAGCGTCGAGGTGCCGCTCTACGCGATGCGGCGGCTGCTCGACGGCTACGGCGCCGACCCGGGGCTCACCGCGCTGATCGACTCGCGGCGGATCTGGATCGTCCCGGTGGCCAATCCCGACGGATACGTCTATGTGGAGCAGCATTCCGGCGGCCAATCCAGCGGCTGGTGGCGCAAGAACCGGCGGCCCAACGGGGACGGCTCGGTCGGCGTCGATCTGAACCGGAACTACGGGTTCGAGTGGGGCTACGACGACGTCGGTTCCAGCCCCACGCCCTCCTCCGACACCTATCGCGGCACCGGCGCCTTCTCGGAGCCCGAGACCCAGGTGCTCCGGGATTTCATCGATTCCCGGCAGCTCACCGTCGCGCTCTCGTTCCACTCGTACGGGGATCTGGTGCTCTATCCCTGGGGCTACGACCGGCTGGACGCGCCCGACAACGCCGTCTTCGTCGCCCTGGGCGATTCGATCGCGTCGTACAACGGCTATCGGGTGGGGAATCCTAGGTCGAACGCGATCTACCTCACGAACGGCGGGATCGACGACTGGGTCTACGGGGATGCCTACGACAAGCCGGCTCTCTACGGGTACACCGTGGAGCTGAACACCGAGGTTGAGGGCGGATTCGACCCGCCTGACGCCCTGATCGGGCCGACGTGCGCCGCGAACT
Coding sequences:
- a CDS encoding M14 family zinc carboxypeptidase, giving the protein MRRLFVLLLLALASIPSWVARPPEARAADSRALYRIVPPKGAAARLLRLGFDPAGYGPGSSLDFILTLEEAARARSLGFTPVPLSARGGPLSAPAAPGLGAYHTYGEALAEMASYAAAHPSIARLDTLGLSLEGRPIVAIEISDNPGVDEGEPEALVDGCLHARELMSVEVPLYAMRRLLDGYGADPGLTALIDSRRIWIVPVANPDGYVYVEQHSGGQSSGWWRKNRRPNGDGSVGVDLNRNYGFEWGYDDVGSSPTPSSDTYRGTGAFSEPETQVLRDFIDSRQLTVALSFHSYGDLVLYPWGYDRLDAPDNAVFVALGDSIASYNGYRVGNPRSNAIYLTNGGIDDWVYGDAYDKPALYGYTVELNTEVEGGFDPPDALIGPTCAANWGGVLAVLRYADLPRRVLGPARPESPAVVVGPGGTAQMRWSYTAPDPANLPATHEVRRIAQVLRALDDAEAGMADWDTLRFAWSTARRADGSHSYASGSSDNRESILTSRASLDVGTADSLVAWAWWDLESGFDYWYAQASVDGGATWHSLAGTHTTNLNPSGQNEGFGVTGSSGGVFARTAFSLLPYVGKQALVRFRCVTDAANHGEGLYLDDITPDPRYTGVVSSDTGSPDTAFTLAPLPTQPTWFQVRGVDGEGQPSNWSGRVLFSPNVAGVAAGAAPRVDRLAGIAPNPANPRADVRFTLSSGMPSAWRLDCFDASGRWMGRIAEGRDDGSGGDRSAAW